The genomic region GCTCGTAGGTTCCTCTTCGTTCCGACTGCCGGTAGGGTGCGTAGGGACCGCCCTGTTCTATCCCTTCATCGAAATGTATCCCGCACCAGTCGAGCGATTCCACGATATAGCTTTCCGCCCCGGGCACGTACCTCGACTGATCTGTGTCTTCTATCCTGAGTATCATTGTCCCACCGTGCTTCCTGGCAAATAAATAGTTATACAAGGCCGTCCTGACCCCACCAATATGCAGGGGCCCCGTCGGACTGGGCGCAAAACGAACACGGATGTCTGAGTTTACCATAACAGATGAATTTAGGGCAAAAGTAAGGAAAAAGGGCAAGGGAAAGGGAAAAGATGAAGATAAAGGGGACTGGGGACTGGGGGACTGGGTTGCTGGGGGACTGGGGGACTGGGGTACTGGGGTACTGGGGTACTTGGTTGCTGGGTTGCTGGGGAGCCCTTCAACTTGCTCCCCAGCTCCCCAGTCTCCAGCCCCCAGTCCCCGGCTCCCCAGCCCCCAGCTCCCCAGTCCCCAGCTCCCCAGCCCCCAGCCCCCTTTTCACCCATTAATTACCCGCAATGCCAATCCGTCCTGTATCTTTTCCGGTAACCACGATGCCATTCTAAGCAGCGGATTATTATTAATACGATAATATCTTTTCGGGTGGGGGGTGGTGGCGGCGCGGTAGATGACGGAGGCTGCTTTTTCGGGGGGAATGGTTTTGCCTACGCTTTTGCAGGCTTTTTCGTAGAAGGCCTTGAATTCTTTGTGGAAGAAAGAACCTGAAGGTAGCTCCGGGCTTTTGTCCATCCAGTTGAGAAGGGGTGTTTGCATGGCTCCCGGCCTGATGATGATCAGCTTCACCTTCCTGAGTCTTAATTCCTGCCGCATGGCACGGCTGAGGGCTTCCAGGGCGATCTTCGAGGACTGATAGGGTTGGAACAGCCAGGGTATCCTTACACTGTCGCTGCTGATGTTGATAACACGCCCATGCCTTTCCACCAGGATAGGGAGGAAGGTGCGTATTACCTGAACTGCTCCGAAGGTGTTTACCTCGAAGATCTTTTGTAATGCCCGGAGATCGGATTCCGACAAAGGGAACATGGTGTAAATGCCTGCATTGTTGATCACGACATCCGGTTGTAATCCTTCCTTTTCGAGGGTGTTTTTAAGCGATTTGAGGGATGAGCCGTCGGTTACGTCTACAGGGAAATAATGGATGTTCTCTCCGGTAGTTGAGCTGTTATGAAGTTGCGATTCAAGGTCGGTGGCGATGACGGTGCAGCCCCGCGCGGAGAAAAAGCCGGTGATGGCCTGACCCAGCCCGCCGGCCGCCCCGGTTAGCAATACAGTGGGTTGTTTTTTCGACATATTGTTGTGGTTCTTCACTTTAGGATATTTAATATTTCCTGCTGCATCCTCTCAACGTGTGAGCCTTTCCAATATAACTTTCCGCAGGATGTGCAGCGGTAAAAGTCCTGGTAACACTTTTTTGTGCCGTATTTTAACAGATGTTCAATCTCTGCCTTTTCCACTTTTTCCAGGATGCCGCTACAGTGCATGCAACGGGAGAAGGAACGGATATGCCTGCGGAGGTCGAAGCGCTCTATCACCTCCCGGATCTGTTTTCCGGGATTGGTGTTTCGTATCCAGTAACCTCTGTCAACCTTCCCGTTTTTCAGGATGCCGATATCGCGGGTCAGGATGATGCGCTTTTCTTCTGCGGCAATGCGGATAATGATGTCGTCGGCCGCATCGTTGCTGTAAAGACAGTCGAAACCGGTCATCCGCATCAGCCTGGCCAGTTTGCCCAGGTGTACATCAAGGATGAAACGCGGCTCACGCAAGGGCTCTGGACGAAGCCGGCTAACAGGGGATATATCGAGAGATTCGAACACAGGGTAAACCGCCAACCTGTCGGCATTTGCAGGCTTATGTGTAAAAGATACGGATACATCGTTCACCAGGATAAGATCCACCTCAACATGGGGAACGCCTAACCCTTCAATGATATCTTTCACGGTAGGATTTCCTGAAAATGTATGTGGAAACGTTTTTTTGCGTTTTCCCTGGGGCAGGAAATCATTCAGTTCTTCATAAAACCGTATCTCAATGGTTTTGGGCATAACCGGGGGTGTTGGACATTAGCCTTTTTCCCTTTTCCTGAAATGATAAAGATAAGACAAAATGAACCAGGCGCCCAATGCACTGAAAAAATGCCACAGAAAATGAGAACCCATCGGAAGTACATGCCCCGAATAAGGGTCCGTTTCCCTGAATAACAAGGCAAGGGCAAACAGGAATATGGTTATGGCAATGGTATGCCATTGGTAAAATTTCGTGCGGACAAGCACAAAGACCAATGGGAGGATTATAGTAAACCCCGTGAGTGCATAGGAAAGATTAATTGCAAGATGGTCGGGCAAACCGGCAAACAACAGAAAACGAAGCAGGAAAATGGGAATGATAATGAGCAAGACATACCACCATTTTTTCAGGATCTTGAGCCAGAAATAAATCCCAATAGATAAGGTAAGCACGGCCGTTGGCAGGACATCCATGACCAGGAAAACGACGGATGTCCTGAAACCGTGAAACAACGCACTTCCAATGCCTCCCAGCATAAAGAGGGGAATGGCATAGACCATGAAACTGTAATACCGGTATTCTTTCCTGATACTGAATAGCCAATAAAGGGCCGGAATGATCACCAGGAGACTGGTAATGGCATTCCATGGCTCCACAAGCCAATGCTGAAGGTTGGTCTCGGTGTAAACCGGTCCGCCGTCTGCGAGTCGCTGGTTAAACCAGGTTGTATCTGTATCCATCAGCACCCCAGCGTCGCGACCATCACCGCTTTGATGGTATGCATGCGGTTTTCGGCTTCGTCGAAGACGATGGAGGCGGGGGATTCGAACACGTCATCGGTCACTTCCATAGCTTCCACGCCGTATTTCCGGTAGATCTCTTCACCAATTTTAGTTTCCCTGTTGTGGAATGATGGCAGGCAATGCAGGAATTTGACTTTGGGATTGCCGGTTTTGGCAACCAGTTCCTTGTTTACCTGATAGGGCATCATCATTTTGATGCGTCTTTCAAATTCCGATTCGGGTTCGCCCATGGAGACCCATACGTCGGTATACAGAAAGTCTGCTCCTTTAACACCCTCTTCCACTTTGTCGGTGATGGTGATTTTGGCTCCGGTTTCTTTGGCAATTTCGCGGCATTGCTCCACCAGTTCCGGTGCGGGGAAAAATTCCTTTGGTGCGCAGGCCCTGAAGTCCATGCCCATTTTGGCGGCACCCACCATGAGTGAGTTACCCATGTTATTCCTGGCATCGCCCAGATAACAGAAGGATATCTGGTGCAGGGGTTTGTCGCTGTGCTCTTCCATGGTCATAAAGTCGGCCAGGATCTGTGTCGGGTGGAATTCGTTGGTGAGTCCGTTCCATACGGGTACACCGGCGTATTTGCCAAGTTCTTCCACTATATCCTGTCCGTAACCGCGGTATTCAATGCCGTCGTACATCCTGCCCAGAACACGGGCGGTGTCTTTCATCGATTCCTTTTGTCCGATCTGCGATCCGGATGGTCCGAGATAAGTGACCTGTGCTCCCTGATCGAAAGCGGCCACCTCAAAGGCACAGCGCGTACGTGTGGATGCTTTTTCAAAGATCAGTGCGATGTTTTTCCCTTTCAGGCGCTGCTGTTCGGTGCCTGAATATTTCGCTTTCTTCAGGTCTATGGATAGATCAAGGAGAAAGCGGATTTCCTGGGGTGTGAAATCCAGGAGTTTCAGAAAATTTCTGTTTCTCAGATTAAATGCCATGGTTTAATTATTTTTTTGTTTGGTCAATTTTGCCGGTGAATCGGGGCAAAATTAATATAATTTATTTTTCCGTAATCATTTCCCCTTGTTATCTTTGCCCTTATGATCATCATTGACAAATCGCTGATATCCGGCGACCTGCAGGATGTGAAGTTCTGCTGCGATCTGGAGAAGTGCAAGGGTGCCTGTTGCGTGGAAGGAGATGCCGGCGCACCCCTGGAAGAGGAGGAAATATCCCTGCTGGAGGATTTCCTGGATGAAATAAAACCTTTTATGACCCGGAAAGGAAGGAAGGTGACAGAAAAACAGGGTGTTTTTGATTATGACATCCACGGTGGGTTTGTGACTCCTCTGGTGGATGATCGTGAATGTGCCTTTGCCAATTTTGAGAAAGGTATTGCCTGTTGCGCTATTGAAAAGGCTTATGAAGCTGGAAAGATAGATTTCAGGAAACCCCTTTCATGTCATTTGTATCCGGTAAGGATCTCCCGGCTCATCCAGCATGAAGCCGTGAATTATCATAAATGGGTCATCTGTAAGCCGGCCCTGGAGTTGGGCAAAAAGCTGCAGCTCCCTCTATACCTTTTTTTACGTGATGCCCTGATCAGAAAATACGGTGAGGCCTGGTATAAAAATCTGGAAGACAGTCTTAAAGAAAAAAGATAAGTACTTACATGTTTTCTGTTCCGGCGCTTTCTGCGGCTGCCATGGCTGCCAATTCTTTGTCGATATGGAATAAGCCGCCTTTTTCTCCTTTAGCAAGGTTGAATTTATCCAGGATGGTGCTGGCCAGGCTTTCTTCCTCAATCTGTTCGGTAACAAACCATTGCAGGAAGTTGGTCGTGGTAAAATCATTTTCTTTCATGCACAAACCCACCAGGTCGTTGATCCTGGAGCTTATGAATTGTTCGTGTTCAAATACCTTTTCAAAAACATCGTGCAGCGATTTGAACTCGAAATCGGGTTTTTCCATCTCCATCAGGATAGCATGTCCACCGCGGTCGTTGAGGTAGCGGAGCATTTTTAACTGATGCATCCTCTCCTCGTCGGAGTGGGTATAGAGGAAAGCAGCGGCTCCCGGGTAACCGTTGGATTCGCACCACGATGCCATGGAGAGGTACAACCGGGATGAGTGTTCTTCTTCCTTGATCTGAGCGATCAATGCTTTTGAAATTTTATCAGCGATCATATATTTGAGTTTTTAATTGCCTTAATGTGAATCATGAATAATTAACAAACATTGCATGTAAATGTTTGAGAGATCATCGATTTCAGTATTAGGATGATTTCTTATCACTTCAGTGCATTGGCTCCGCTGACGATTTCAATGATCTCGTTGGTGATGGCAGCCTGACGGGCTTTGTTGTAGGATAGCCTGAGGTCTTTCAGCAGTTCCTGTGCATTATCGGTGGCAATGTGCATGGCTGTCATACGAGCCCCGTATTCAGCGGCCTGGGAGTCAAGAAGGGCTTTGTAAAGCTGGATCTTCAGGGATTTGGGTATCATTTCGTTTACGATCTGAACCTTATCGGGTTCAAAAAGATAGTCGTGGGAGAATTTACCATCATCCTTATTTTCCGCGGGTTTAATGGGCAGATACTGTTCATGCGTGATAGACTGCACGGCAGCATTCTTAAACTGGTTATAGACCAGATCGATGCGGTCGTAATTCCTGGAAAGGAATTCCTGCATCAGTTGTTCTGCAACCGGCACCGCTTTCTCAAAGCTAAGCTGGTCGAAGATTTCCGTGTTGATATCTACAACCTGGAAATTCCTTCTTTTAAAATATTCGCCGGCTTTTTTACCGAGGAAGAGGAGGTGGAGGTTGCCAGCCTGGTATTGTTCCTGGTATTGTTCCCGAATAACTTTATTGGTAAGCTTAATGATATTGCTGTTAAAGGCCCCGCATAGTCCGCGGTTTGCAGAAATAACGATGATCAACACCTTCTCCGGTTTTCTTTGCTGGGTGAAGGATCCTATTTCCATATCCTCCAGGCTGCTGCTCAGGTTTTGCAGGATTTCATTGAGTTTTTTTGCATAGGGCCGCATCCTGAGAATGGCATCCTGGGCTCTTCTGAGCTTGGAGGCGCTGACCAGCTTCATGGCGCTGGTGATCTGCTGGGTTGACCTGACAGACTCGATGCGGATGCGTACTTCTTTGAGGTTGGGCATAGCGGATACGGCTTATTTCTTTTCGTATTTGACGGCTACCTTCTGTGCGGCTGCTTTCAGTCCTTCTTCAATGTCTTCCGTCAGCTTTCCGGCTTTCAGGTCGTTTAATATCTGTTTATGATGTTCATTCAGGAAGAACAGGAATTCATCCTGGAAATCGCGTATGCTTGCAACGGGGACATTTTTCAGCAGGTTCCTTGTTCCGCAGAAGATGATGGCGATTTGTTCTTCTACAGGCATAGGGCTGTACTGAGGTTGTTTCAGGATTTCCACGTTTCTTCTTCCCTTTTCCAGAACGGCCATGGTAGCGGCGTCGAGGTCGGAACCGAACTTTGAGAAGGCTTCCAGCTCGCGGAACTGGGCCTGGTCGAGTTTCAGGGTACCGGCTACTTTCTTCATGGATTTGATCTGGGCATTACCCCCGACCCTGGAAACGGAGATACCGACGTTGATGGCCGGCCGCACACCGGCATTAAAGAGGTTGGTTTCCAGGAATATCTGACCATCGGTGATGGAGATCACGTTGGTTGGGATATAGGCAGAAACGTCGCCGGCCTGGGTTTCGATGATGGGAAGGGCGGTGAGAGAGCCTCCTCCTTTAACAAGGTGTCTTATGGATTCAGGAAGGTCGTTCATTTTTTGGGCAATAACATCGGAGTCGATGATTTTGGCAGCCCTTTCCAGCAAGCGTGAGTGCAGGTAGAACACGTCGCCCGGGTAGGCTTCGCGGCCCGGGGGCCTTCTGAGGAGCAATGAGACCTCGCGGTATGCTACAGCCTGCTTCGACAGATCGTCGTAGATCACGAGCGCCGGACGGCCGGTGTCACGGAAGTACTCGCCTATGGCGGCACCTGCGAAGGGAGCATAGAACTGCATAGCTGCCGGATCGGAAGCAGTAGCGGTGATCACGATGGTGTATTCCATGGCGCCATTGTCTTCCAGTGTTTTAACTATATTGGCAACAGACGAGCCTTTCTGCCCGACCGCAACGTATATGCAATAAACCGGTTTTCCGGCCTTGTAAAATTCTTTCTGGTTGATGATGGTATCTATGGCAATAGCCGTCTTCCCTGTCTGGCGGTCGCCGATGATCAGCTCACGCTGTCCGCGGCCGATAGGGATCATGGCATCGATGGCCTTGATTCCGGTCTGGATGGGTTCGTTAACCGGGCGGCGGAAGATTACACCGGGAGCCTTCCTTTCCAGGGGCATCGTGAATTTTTCGCCTTTGATCTCACCCTTGCCGTCGATAGGCTCTCCCAATGTGTTAATAACCCTGCCTAGCAAGCCCTCACCCACTTCAATCGCTGAAATCTTACGTGTACGTTTCACCGTATCCCCTTCATTGATTCCTCTAGCCTGACCCAGTAAGACTATCCCGACATTATCCTGTTCCAGGTTCAGAATGATGCCCTTAAGACCTGATTTCTCAAATTCCACCAGTTCTCCGGCCTCGGCATTGTTGAGCCCGTAAACGCGGGCGATGCCGTCGCCTACTTCCAGTACTGTCCCGACTTCCTCCAGTTCAGCCTGGTTCTTGTATCCGGATAATTCCTGGCGAAGTATTGCAGAGATCTCTGCCGGTTTAATTTCTGCCATAAGTATATAACATTAATTTCTATAATTTCCTTTCGTACAAGTTGATCCTGGCGGCGCCCCTCCTTAATTTTTCAAGCTGGTTGCTGATACTTGCATCATACTGCTTGTTGTCGTATGTGAGGATAAAACCGCCAATAAGTTCTTTCTTCACCTCATCGAGTAATTCAATATTACTTCCGGTTTGATCGTGAAGAAGGTCGATGATCTTTTTCCTGATATCCTCATCGGGATTATAAGCTGTTTTGAGGGTTACCGTCAGGATATCTTTGAATTTCTTATAAAGTGTGATGAAAGCGGCCGCAATATCTTCCAGGTACATTTCCCTGCGTTTTTTAGTGATGAGGATAACATACCGGAAAGATAGCTCATTCAGGTGTTTCTCCAGCATCTTTTTCAGAATGGCTTTTTTCCTGGCCGCGTGTATAACCGGACTTTTCAGGAACAGTCTGAAATCTTTGCTTTCATGACAAAGCCTGGAAATGGTATACATATCTTCTTTAATCTCATCCAGGAGGTTCATTTCCAGGGATAGTTCAAAGAGTGCTTTTGCGTATCGTCCGGCAAGTATTGTTGCAGCCATCTTTAGTTCAGACGGGTTTCGTTTAACAGTTTTTCAATAAATTCTTTTTGCCTGGATTTTTCAGAGAGTTCATGTTCCAGGATTTTCTCAGCGATATCGATGGAAAGGGATGCGATTTCATTTTTAAGGCTGATCATGGCGGCCTTTTTTTCATTTTCAATTCTTTCCTTGGCATTTTCCACGATTCTGTCGGCCTCTTCATTGGCTTTCGTGCGGGCTTCTTCCAGGATGTTTTCTCTGATTTTCCTTGCTTCCCGCAGGATAGCATCTCTTTCCTCTTTGGCTTCTTTCAGGAGTTGTTCATTGCTGAATTTCAACTCCTTCATTTCCTCTTTAGCCTTATCGGCGGCATGAAGGGATTTCTCGATGAATTCTTCCCTTTCGTGAAGGGCTTTCATGATGGGTTTCCAGGCATATTTTCCCAGCAGGAATAACAGCAGGGCAAATACGAGGGTCATCCAGAAGATCAAACCTATTCCAGGACTAACTAAATCCATACCTGTTGAGTTTTAATGAATAACAGGATCAGGCACCGGAGCCAAGCGCGACGGTGCCCGATCACTCTGATTGTTTTAGATGAAAACGATCAAAAGACAAACTACGATGGCAAAAAACGCAACCCCCTCGATCAGGGCGGCGGCAACGATCATGTTTGAACGAATGTCACCGGCTGATTCGGGCTGGCGTGCAATGGATTCCACAGCTCCTTTACCGATCTGTCCGATACCGATACCTGCGCCTATGGCTGCGATACCTGCACCCAGACCGGCACCCATCTTTGCAAAAGGAGCCAGATCCGCTGCTGCCTGTAATAAAATCGCCAAAAATTCCATACTATAAAGTATTAATGGTTAAAAAATCCTTAATGATGTTCTTCTATCGCCATCCCAAAATAAAGGGCCGAAAGAAGAGTAAACACATATGCCTGGATGAATGCCACCAGCAATTCCAACAGCATCATAAACACCGAAAACATTACAGATACTACAGAAACCCCGTAACCCAGCGCAATGTTCATGTTTCCGAAAATAAAGATCAGACTGATAAAACCCAGGATGATGATATGCCCTGCCGTGATATTGGCAAAGAGTCGCACCATCAGAACGAAGGGCTTGGTGAACACACCGATGATCTCTATTACCGGCATCAGCGGCACCGGAAACTTCAGCCACCAGGGAACGCCGGGAGCATTGAAAATATGCTGCCAGTAATTCCGGTTTCCTGAAAATGTGGTGATCAGGAAAGTAAAAATGGCCATAACCAACGTGACGGCTACATTGCCTGTAACATTAGCCCCTCCCGGAAAAAAAGGAATCAGTCCGAAAAGGTTATTGAAAAAGATAAAAAAGAAAAGAGTGAGGAGATAGGGCATATACCGGGCATATCGCTCCCCGATGGAGGAACGTGCAATGTCGTCGCGGATAAACAAAATCAAGGGTTCCAGCAACGACTGCAGTCCTTTCGGTGCCTCATTCGGTTTGCGTTTGTACCTGTTTGCAATAGAAATAAAAATGATGAACAAGAGGATGCTCCCAATGATGATGGACGCAACGTTCTTTGTGATCGACAAATCGATGGGCAGTCCTGTTTCTCCTTCTTTTTCAATTGCTTCGCTGTCGACAAAGTCTTCTTCAATGACTTTAATGATTTTGCCTTTGTTATCCCCTTCGGTCTCCAGCCTGAACCCTTCATGAACATGTCCGTGAGCCAGTTTATTCGACCAGAAAGCATGAAATTTTCCGTCATAATATAAAATCACCGGCAGGGGAATGCTTACATGCTGTTTGTGTCCGTGCTTGTCTTTATAATCCAGGATATGCCAGTCGTGGGCATCGGTGATGTGTTCGATGATCTTTTTTCCTGCGTTGTATTCTTCAATGGCAACGGTAGTATCCCAGGATGCATCTTCACCGCTGGCATGTATTTTTTCATGATCATGATCTTCGCTCCTGCTTGCGGGCCCCTGGTAAAAAGCTGTTGTCAGCAAAGCCCCCAGGAACAGTATCATGACGAATCCTGCTTTTAAGGCAAGTGATTTAAATCTCATATGAAAAAAACTGAATACTTCGAAATATTTGGCTGCAAGTTTACGAATATTTGCTCAATTATAGAAGAACTTTCGTTAATAAGTTACCAGAGGTCTGTTGATATTGTAATGCAGTACCTTACTGCATTTATAACAACCGGCAGGAAAAATCTTACGATTTCACTTGAAAAAGGCCGAAATAAATTGTAAATTGTTCAGCGGGAACGCTCATTTCAGATTTAGATAATAAATAAAACCTGATATTATGAAAAAGCTTGTTTTTGTGCTCGTTGCAACAGCCTTACTGTTTCAGTTTTGTGATAAACCGGCGGCAGTTACGGATCCGGAAAAAGAGATTTCGGAGATAAGAACGGTTCTTGAGAAGTATTCCATTGCGAATGAGAAGGAGGATTTCAGCATTATGGAAGAGATCTGGATGCCTGCGGACGACATTCTCCTCATTGGCACCGACAGTGATGAGGTATTGCTGGGTTGGGAAGAGATTCAAAAGGCGATTCGCAGCCAGCATGGTAAGTTTGAAAGTACGCTGATCAATATTTCCGATCAGCGCATCAAGGTCAACGAGACCTGCAATACTGCGTGGTTTTCGGAGGAGTTGAATTATAATTTTATTTATCAGGAGAAGGCCATGTCGTTTGAGGGCATCCGTTTCACAGGGGTTTTATGCAAGAAAGACGGAAAATGGAAGCTGGTTCAGGGCCATCTATCCATCCCTGCGCAGGTCGTGATAGAAGAAGTGAGGTAAACGATAACTTCCGGCACGTATTTAAAGTGCAGGCGTGAACTGGTTCAGGAAACGGATATCATTCTCATAGTACATTCGGATATCCTTTATCTGATACATCATCATGGCAGTCCTTTCAATACCGATGCCAAAGGCATAGCCGGTATATGTTTTGCTATCTATTCCGCAGAAATCAAGAACTTTGGGATGTACCATCCCACAGCCCAGGATTTCCAGCCATCCTGTGTATTTACAAACATTACAGCCTTTGCCATGGCAGAGCTGGCATGAAACGTCCATTTCCGCTGAGGGTTCTGTGAAGGGAAAGAATGATGGCCTGAAACGTACCTGTGTATCCTGGCCCATAAACTCCCTGGCAAAATAATACAGTGTTTGTTTCAGATCGGCGAAAGAAACATCTTTATCGATATACAGTCCTTCCACCTGATGGAATATACAGTGAGACCGGGCGGATATGGCTTCATTTCTGAAGACCCTACCGGGGAAGATACTCCGGATCGGGGGTTGTTTCTTTTCCATCACCCTTACCTGTACGGAGGAGGTATGGGTTCTCAGCAGGATATCAGGATTTTTTTCAATGAAGAAGGTATCCTGCATATCGCGGGCGGGGTGTTCGGGCGGGAAGTTCAGGGCAGTGAAGTTATGCCAGTCGTTTTCGATCTCCGGACCTTCCTCAACGGTAAATCCTATGCGGGCAAAAATCTCTGAGATCTTGTTCCTGACAATAGATACAGGGTGTCTGGATCCCAGGGGAGCATGGAGAGCCGGGCGGGTAAGGTCGTCAGGGACCCGACCGGTATGCTTGTCCTCCTCAAAAGAGTTTTTATAATTATCGTGAAGTTCCTGCGCCCGGTTTTTTAATTCATTCAATAATTTCCCTACTTCCTTCCTTTCAGCGGGGTCAACATTTCGGAATTCACTAAAAAGCTCTGTGATCAGTCCCTTTTTACTAAGATAAGTAAGCCGGAACTGCTCAACGGATTCTGCATTCTCAGGCCGGAATGCTTCAATATCCGAAGAAATCCGGGCTATTTTTTCTTTCATGCTAATTGTTGGTTATTCAATGATTTCCACAGAGAAAGTGACAGGGTCGATGGGGGCGTTCTGGAAGACTTCCACAGAAGCGATCCTGTCAACAACATCCATTCCGCTGATGATTTCCCCGAATATGGTATACGTGCCATCAAGATGAGGTGCACCACCGGA from Bacteroidota bacterium harbors:
- the atpF gene encoding F0F1 ATP synthase subunit B, which codes for MDLVSPGIGLIFWMTLVFALLLFLLGKYAWKPIMKALHEREEFIEKSLHAADKAKEEMKELKFSNEQLLKEAKEERDAILREARKIRENILEEARTKANEEADRIVENAKERIENEKKAAMISLKNEIASLSIDIAEKILEHELSEKSRQKEFIEKLLNETRLN
- a CDS encoding ornithine carbamoyltransferase — encoded protein: MAFNLRNRNFLKLLDFTPQEIRFLLDLSIDLKKAKYSGTEQQRLKGKNIALIFEKASTRTRCAFEVAAFDQGAQVTYLGPSGSQIGQKESMKDTARVLGRMYDGIEYRGYGQDIVEELGKYAGVPVWNGLTNEFHPTQILADFMTMEEHSDKPLHQISFCYLGDARNNMGNSLMVGAAKMGMDFRACAPKEFFPAPELVEQCREIAKETGAKITITDKVEEGVKGADFLYTDVWVSMGEPESEFERRIKMMMPYQVNKELVAKTGNPKVKFLHCLPSFHNRETKIGEEIYRKYGVEAMEVTDDVFESPASIVFDEAENRMHTIKAVMVATLGC
- the atpE gene encoding ATP synthase F0 subunit C encodes the protein MEFLAILLQAAADLAPFAKMGAGLGAGIAAIGAGIGIGQIGKGAVESIARQPESAGDIRSNMIVAAALIEGVAFFAIVVCLLIVFI
- a CDS encoding Mut7-C ubiquitin/RNAse domain-containing protein, whose product is MPKTIEIRFYEELNDFLPQGKRKKTFPHTFSGNPTVKDIIEGLGVPHVEVDLILVNDVSVSFTHKPANADRLAVYPVFESLDISPVSRLRPEPLREPRFILDVHLGKLARLMRMTGFDCLYSNDAADDIIIRIAAEEKRIILTRDIGILKNGKVDRGYWIRNTNPGKQIREVIERFDLRRHIRSFSRCMHCSGILEKVEKAEIEHLLKYGTKKCYQDFYRCTSCGKLYWKGSHVERMQQEILNILK
- the atpB gene encoding F0F1 ATP synthase subunit A, with product MRFKSLALKAGFVMILFLGALLTTAFYQGPASRSEDHDHEKIHASGEDASWDTTVAIEEYNAGKKIIEHITDAHDWHILDYKDKHGHKQHVSIPLPVILYYDGKFHAFWSNKLAHGHVHEGFRLETEGDNKGKIIKVIEEDFVDSEAIEKEGETGLPIDLSITKNVASIIIGSILLFIIFISIANRYKRKPNEAPKGLQSLLEPLILFIRDDIARSSIGERYARYMPYLLTLFFFIFFNNLFGLIPFFPGGANVTGNVAVTLVMAIFTFLITTFSGNRNYWQHIFNAPGVPWWLKFPVPLMPVIEIIGVFTKPFVLMVRLFANITAGHIIILGFISLIFIFGNMNIALGYGVSVVSVMFSVFMMLLELLVAFIQAYVFTLLSALYFGMAIEEHH
- a CDS encoding ferritin, which codes for MIADKISKALIAQIKEEEHSSRLYLSMASWCESNGYPGAAAFLYTHSDEERMHQLKMLRYLNDRGGHAILMEMEKPDFEFKSLHDVFEKVFEHEQFISSRINDLVGLCMKENDFTTTNFLQWFVTEQIEEESLASTILDKFNLAKGEKGGLFHIDKELAAMAAAESAGTENM
- a CDS encoding SDR family NAD(P)-dependent oxidoreductase yields the protein MKNHNNMSKKQPTVLLTGAAGGLGQAITGFFSARGCTVIATDLESQLHNSSTTGENIHYFPVDVTDGSSLKSLKNTLEKEGLQPDVVINNAGIYTMFPLSESDLRALQKIFEVNTFGAVQVIRTFLPILVERHGRVINISSDSVRIPWLFQPYQSSKIALEALSRAMRQELRLRKVKLIIIRPGAMQTPLLNWMDKSPELPSGSFFHKEFKAFYEKACKSVGKTIPPEKAASVIYRAATTPHPKRYYRINNNPLLRMASWLPEKIQDGLALRVING
- the atpA gene encoding F0F1 ATP synthase subunit alpha; the protein is MAEIKPAEISAILRQELSGYKNQAELEEVGTVLEVGDGIARVYGLNNAEAGELVEFEKSGLKGIILNLEQDNVGIVLLGQARGINEGDTVKRTRKISAIEVGEGLLGRVINTLGEPIDGKGEIKGEKFTMPLERKAPGVIFRRPVNEPIQTGIKAIDAMIPIGRGQRELIIGDRQTGKTAIAIDTIINQKEFYKAGKPVYCIYVAVGQKGSSVANIVKTLEDNGAMEYTIVITATASDPAAMQFYAPFAGAAIGEYFRDTGRPALVIYDDLSKQAVAYREVSLLLRRPPGREAYPGDVFYLHSRLLERAAKIIDSDVIAQKMNDLPESIRHLVKGGGSLTALPIIETQAGDVSAYIPTNVISITDGQIFLETNLFNAGVRPAINVGISVSRVGGNAQIKSMKKVAGTLKLDQAQFRELEAFSKFGSDLDAATMAVLEKGRRNVEILKQPQYSPMPVEEQIAIIFCGTRNLLKNVPVASIRDFQDEFLFFLNEHHKQILNDLKAGKLTEDIEEGLKAAAQKVAVKYEKK
- a CDS encoding nuclear transport factor 2 family protein encodes the protein MKKLVFVLVATALLFQFCDKPAAVTDPEKEISEIRTVLEKYSIANEKEDFSIMEEIWMPADDILLIGTDSDEVLLGWEEIQKAIRSQHGKFESTLINISDQRIKVNETCNTAWFSEELNYNFIYQEKAMSFEGIRFTGVLCKKDGKWKLVQGHLSIPAQVVIEEVR
- a CDS encoding DUF3109 family protein, producing the protein MIIIDKSLISGDLQDVKFCCDLEKCKGACCVEGDAGAPLEEEEISLLEDFLDEIKPFMTRKGRKVTEKQGVFDYDIHGGFVTPLVDDRECAFANFEKGIACCAIEKAYEAGKIDFRKPLSCHLYPVRISRLIQHEAVNYHKWVICKPALELGKKLQLPLYLFLRDALIRKYGEAWYKNLEDSLKEKR
- the atpG gene encoding ATP synthase F1 subunit gamma: MPNLKEVRIRIESVRSTQQITSAMKLVSASKLRRAQDAILRMRPYAKKLNEILQNLSSSLEDMEIGSFTQQRKPEKVLIIVISANRGLCGAFNSNIIKLTNKVIREQYQEQYQAGNLHLLFLGKKAGEYFKRRNFQVVDINTEIFDQLSFEKAVPVAEQLMQEFLSRNYDRIDLVYNQFKNAAVQSITHEQYLPIKPAENKDDGKFSHDYLFEPDKVQIVNEMIPKSLKIQLYKALLDSQAAEYGARMTAMHIATDNAQELLKDLRLSYNKARQAAITNEIIEIVSGANALK
- the atpH gene encoding ATP synthase F1 subunit delta, encoding MAATILAGRYAKALFELSLEMNLLDEIKEDMYTISRLCHESKDFRLFLKSPVIHAARKKAILKKMLEKHLNELSFRYVILITKKRREMYLEDIAAAFITLYKKFKDILTVTLKTAYNPDEDIRKKIIDLLHDQTGSNIELLDEVKKELIGGFILTYDNKQYDASISNQLEKLRRGAARINLYERKL